In the Setaria italica strain Yugu1 chromosome VI, Setaria_italica_v2.0, whole genome shotgun sequence genome, one interval contains:
- the LOC101758987 gene encoding protein NRT1/ PTR FAMILY 4.6, producing the protein MAATGLVDWRGKPIDKKVHGGVRAAWFLYFLVVVNFLVHVPNLQNMVTYLRGGMHIGVSDSSTTITNFIGAMCGFALLGGFISDSYITCSRTMLLSVPPVILGYGLLALQAYLPSLHPPQCNAEADPSSCKEVDGWRSALLYIGLYIIALGEGVMRACIPALGADQFDGDDLSEARQQSSFFNWFTFCLSIGSIAGLILIVWLENTKGWDVGFGLSALLILLGFLVSAAGLPFYRNRVPQGSALTRVLQVFVVAFKNRKLELPENMEEAQENSYGVDSQGVPRPTNSLKCLDRACINTGRDGPWSVCSSAKVEETKIVLRMLPLVFSSTVSHVSSPLLVAFTVQQGMTTNTRLGRVHIYPAMLFIIPSIFQMLMLAVYDWFLVPFLRRRTGYMGGISHLQRVGVGFLATAVAPAIAAVVERQRKETVASGGQMSLFWLAPQFFLIGVADTTSFVGLLEFFNSEAPNGMKSIGVALFWCQIGLSSLLGTLLVKLVNKVTQSSSAHGWLEGPNLNSSHLDLFYWVVTAVAFLGWFNYLYWAMRYKYRQDPRIATKSAHEDSVP; encoded by the exons ATGGCGGCTACGGGCTTGGTGGACTGGAGGGGAAAGCCGATCGACAAGAAGGTTCATGGTGGTGTTCGAGCTGCATGGTTTCTTTACT TTCTGGTGGTGGTAAATTTCTTGGTGCACGTGCCAAATCTGCAGAATATGGTTACCTATTTGCGCGGAGGAATGCATATTGGAGTGTCTGATTCTTCAACCACAATAACCAACTTTATTGGTGCCATGTGTGGATTTGCTCTCTTGGGAGGTTTCATCTCGGACTCCTACATCACTTGCTCAAGAACTATGCTACTCTCTGTGCCACCAGTGATTTTG GGCTATGGGTTGCTCGCTCTGCAAGCCTACCTTCCTTCACTCCACCCGCCACAGTGCAATGCTGAAGCAGACCCAAGCAGCTGCAAGGAGGTTGATGGCTGGAGGTCAGCTCTGCTGTACATAGGCCTGTATATCATTGCACTTGGGGAGGGCGTCATGCGCGCCTGTATACCTGCCCTTGGTGCAGATCAGTTCGATGGCGATGACCTGTCCGAGGCCCGCCAGCAATCAAGCTTCTTCAACTGGTTCACCTTCTGCCTGTCCATCGGATCCATTGCTGGCCTGATTCTCATTGTGTGGCTTGAGAACACCAAAGGATGGGATGTTGGATTCGGCCTGAGTGCCCTCCTAATCCTGCTAGGGTTCCTGGTTTCTGCTGCTGGGCTCCCTTTCTACCGCAATCGTGTACCTCAAGGCAGCGCCCTAACCCGAGTTCTCCAG GTTTTTGTTGTGGCATTCAAAAACAGAAAGCTTGAGCTTCCTGAAAACATGGAGGAAGCACAGGAAAATAGCTATGGGGTGGATTCTCAAGGAGTGCCCCGTCCTACTAATAGTCTAAA ATGTCTGGACAGAGCCTGTATAAACACCGGGAGAGATGGGCCCTGGTCAGTCTGCAGCTCAGCGAAAGTAGAGGAGACTAAGATAGTGCTCCGCATGCTTCCTCTCGTTTTCAGCTCAACTGTGTCCCATGTATCAAGCCCTTTGCTAGTTGCTTTCACTGTGCAGCAGGGCATGACAACCAACACGCGGCTGGGGCGGGTGCACATCTACCCAGCAATGCTCTTCATCATACCCTCCATATTCCAGATGCTGATGCTCGCGGTCTACGATTGGTTCCTCGTGCCATTTCTGCGGAGACGCACAGGCTATATGGGAGGCATCAGTCACCTGCAGCGTGTCGGCGTGGGCTTTTTAGCCACAGCTGTGGCCCCAGCCATCGCAGCGGTCGTTGAGAGACAGAGGAAAGAGACTGTGGCTTCCGGTGGCCAGATGTCCCTTTTTTGGCTGGCGCCACAGTTCTTCCTGATTGGCGTCGCAGACACAACATCCTTTGTTGGGTTGCTAGAGTTCTTCAATAGTGAGGCTCCCAATGGTATGAAGTCCATTGGTGTAGCACTCTTCTGGTGCCAAATTGGTCTGTCCTCACTGCTGGGCACACTGCTGGTGAAGCTGGTGAACAAGGTCACCCAAAGCAGCAGTGCCCACGGGTGGCTGGAGGGGCCAAACCTGAACAGCAGCCACCTTGACCTGTTCTATTGGGTTGTCACAGCTGTTGCATTTCTTGGCTGGTTTAATTACCTATATTGGGCCATGAGGTACAAGTACCGACAGGATCCACGAATTGCCACGAAGTCGGCCCATGAGGATTCCGTGCCTTGA